A part of Melittangium boletus DSM 14713 genomic DNA contains:
- a CDS encoding Dyp-type peroxidase produces MSEIADTPLELDDIQSGILRPRPSPYAATYLLLRIDDRDAGRKLMGRLSTAVASVGNPSSPAGDTWLSVALTFQGLRALGVPRASLDSFAWEFRQGMAARARALGDTGESSPENWEKPLGTPDVHVVLVAVAPDARRLETALARARQALEELDGVTAIWRQDCHALPTQREPFGFRDGISHPAIEGSGIPGTNSREEPLKAGEFVLGYRDEMGGFPPIPQPEVLGRNGTYVAFRKLHQRVAAFRQYLEVHSSSPEDEELLAAKLMGRWRSGAPLARCPFHDDPELGADPRRNNDFLYRQEDATGYVTPPGSHIRRANPRDASVAGVVRLHRMIRRGTAYGPSLPEGVTEDDGADRGLMFAFIGTHLGRQFEFVQSEWVNSGDFLGLGTVKDPVVGASDGAGTFSIPRRPIPRRLQGLPRFVVTRGGEYGFMPGLRALRWLAELRT; encoded by the coding sequence ATGAGCGAGATCGCGGACACACCTCTTGAGTTGGATGACATCCAGAGCGGAATCCTCCGCCCCCGGCCCTCTCCGTATGCGGCGACCTACCTCCTGCTCCGGATCGACGACCGCGACGCGGGGCGGAAGTTGATGGGCCGGTTGAGCACCGCGGTGGCCTCGGTGGGCAACCCGAGCAGCCCGGCGGGCGATACCTGGTTGAGTGTCGCGCTCACCTTCCAAGGGCTGAGGGCGCTGGGGGTCCCGCGGGCTTCGCTCGACAGCTTCGCGTGGGAGTTCAGGCAGGGGATGGCCGCACGCGCCAGGGCGCTGGGAGACACAGGCGAGAGCAGTCCCGAGAATTGGGAGAAGCCACTCGGGACGCCGGACGTCCACGTCGTGCTCGTGGCCGTCGCGCCGGACGCGCGACGACTGGAAACGGCGCTCGCTCGCGCGCGCCAGGCGCTCGAGGAGCTGGACGGAGTCACGGCGATCTGGCGCCAGGACTGCCATGCGCTGCCCACCCAGCGGGAGCCCTTCGGGTTCCGGGATGGCATCAGCCACCCGGCCATCGAGGGAAGCGGCATCCCCGGGACCAACTCCCGGGAGGAGCCATTGAAGGCCGGGGAGTTCGTCCTCGGCTACCGCGACGAGATGGGGGGCTTTCCCCCGATACCCCAGCCCGAGGTCCTGGGGCGTAACGGGACGTACGTCGCCTTCCGCAAGCTGCATCAGCGCGTGGCGGCGTTCCGCCAGTACCTGGAGGTTCACTCCTCCAGTCCCGAGGATGAGGAGCTCCTCGCGGCCAAGCTGATGGGGCGCTGGCGCAGCGGCGCTCCCCTGGCCCGCTGCCCATTCCATGACGACCCCGAACTGGGTGCCGACCCTCGCCGCAACAATGACTTCCTCTACCGCCAGGAGGACGCGACGGGATATGTGACGCCCCCCGGTTCGCACATCCGGCGGGCGAACCCGCGAGACGCTTCCGTGGCCGGCGTCGTCCGCTTGCACCGGATGATCCGCCGCGGAACCGCCTACGGCCCATCGCTTCCGGAAGGCGTCACCGAGGACGACGGCGCCGACCGGGGATTGATGTTCGCCTTCATCGGGACGCACCTGGGCCGCCAGTTCGAGTTCGTCCAGTCGGAGTGGGTCAACAGCGGTGACTTCCTCGGACTGGGGACCGTGAAGGACCCTGTTGTCGGGGCTAGCGATGGGGCTGGCACCTTTTCCATCCCACGCCGACCGATTCCGAGGCGCCTCCAGGGCTTGCCGCGGTTCGTCGTCACCCGGGGCGGTGAGTATGGCTTCATGCCCGGACTGCGCGCCTTGCGCTGGCTTGCCGAGCTTCGGACGTGA
- a CDS encoding oxygenase MpaB family protein, with the protein MSAFTHENSIVRKIWGDADVILLIAAGAAAEYSLHRSVDWLAFTGSILNDPIGRIFETVGFAQHIAFGSEQQSNATLTRINTIHKAVERKRGLSIPDWAHRDVLYLMMDYSERAFTLLHRPLTAEEQEGLYQYMRRVGEGLEIRALPASYPEWRQHRDTVLTENLAHSAHTVELMKSFRRDLGPWRFQLLRQVQSLITPEPVQKLLGLKPLPGLNQALPFYRLLVASGLRSIIQKTVIPPGHRTAVQSLDLSRAT; encoded by the coding sequence ATGAGCGCCTTCACGCATGAGAACTCGATTGTCCGAAAGATTTGGGGCGACGCCGACGTCATCCTGTTGATCGCCGCTGGGGCCGCCGCAGAATACTCCCTGCACCGCTCTGTCGACTGGCTGGCGTTCACGGGCTCCATCCTGAACGATCCGATCGGGCGGATCTTCGAGACCGTGGGCTTCGCCCAGCACATCGCCTTCGGTAGCGAGCAGCAATCCAACGCGACGCTGACGCGGATCAACACCATCCACAAGGCGGTCGAGCGCAAGCGGGGCCTGTCCATACCGGACTGGGCTCATCGCGATGTGCTCTACCTGATGATGGACTACTCGGAGCGGGCCTTCACCCTGCTGCACCGGCCACTCACGGCGGAGGAGCAGGAAGGCCTCTACCAGTACATGCGGAGGGTCGGCGAGGGGCTGGAGATACGCGCGCTCCCCGCGAGCTACCCGGAATGGCGACAGCACCGGGACACGGTCCTCACCGAGAACCTGGCGCACAGTGCGCACACCGTGGAACTGATGAAGTCGTTCCGGCGGGACCTGGGCCCCTGGCGCTTCCAGCTGCTGCGACAAGTGCAGAGCCTGATCACGCCCGAGCCCGTGCAAAAGCTACTCGGACTCAAGCCGCTGCCGGGCTTGAATCAGGCGCTCCCATTCTACCGGCTGCTGGTGGCGAGCGGCTTGCGGAGCATCATCCAGAAGACCGTCATTCCCCCCGGCCACCGGACCGCCGTCCAATCCCTCGACCTGTCCCGGGCGACTTGA
- a CDS encoding GH92 family glycosyl hydrolase, with protein sequence MSKTLQRAVLCGSLFLLTLAAPGCRDDEPGPGTPGTGSPDSGVSLPDPDSGVPAPDSGTGTDTDGGTGEPDAGPPPASANRARYVDPFIGTDDSDSPFPVPGGAGGSTFPGATVPFGMLQLSPDTPTASPSGYRYSDSQIEHFSLTHFNGAGCPNNEDLPFLPRVGALTTSPASNWASFRTGYKKDTEEALPGYYGVTLDGDIDVELTTTTRTGMVRLHYPASTAAQLLLHTGRSATGVRAGTVQLVGNDRIRGSATAGGFCGSSETFTIYFAAQFDRPFSASGTWLGNTLSPGSTSARGTGSGAYVTFDTTSNPRVQMKIGVSFVSVDNAEANLAAENSGWNFDAVHSAARKRWNEVLNRIEITGGSDEDLELFYTALYHVFQNPNVSSDVNGQYMGFDRSVHTANGWTVYQNYSGWDIIRSWTHLIGAIAPEAPDIIRSMVEDGVQGGLLPFWSHQNVETRVMVGDPGTVNVANAYAMGVRGFDTSEALRLMLESATNPNNTQRWNLSDWLTYKYAGGNAAMSLEYAMADFAISRFAGELGNTSVRDEYLTRSHYWTESWNPASKLIEPRVGAPQPGAAASRIYEVEVFGAASSSTNLALNHDATASASCNASENPSKAVNGSINGGSGDKWCDNTSSDKWWQVDLGSAQSIDKIIVSHAGAGGESAQWNTQDFTLSVSPDNVTFETVATVTGNAANITTHTFPARTARYVKLRIQTAIQVGKTGAWDCQPLDVSSQCGYIEGNAAQYVWMVPHDVEGLYTLMGGHTESVTRLDELFKELNAGTQRPHFYIGNEPQHGTPWLYNFAQVPWKTQAIVRRIIDAEFNGNPGGLPGNDDLGATSAWLVWSDLGMYPVIPGTDVLVINGPRFPSARVHLANGHVLTIEGQGAGPAASYIQSLEIDGTATTKTFVRFADIAKGSTLKYVMGGNANESWGSGTSDRPPSFAP encoded by the coding sequence ATGTCGAAGACCCTGCAGCGCGCTGTTCTATGTGGCTCACTCTTTCTTCTCACGCTCGCGGCCCCCGGCTGTCGTGACGACGAGCCGGGGCCGGGAACGCCCGGAACCGGCTCCCCCGATTCGGGCGTGTCGCTCCCCGATCCTGACTCGGGTGTCCCCGCCCCGGACTCCGGCACCGGGACGGACACGGACGGCGGCACGGGTGAGCCCGACGCCGGTCCGCCGCCCGCCAGCGCCAACCGCGCGAGGTACGTCGATCCGTTCATCGGCACCGACGACAGTGACTCGCCCTTCCCGGTGCCGGGCGGCGCGGGCGGCAGCACCTTTCCGGGCGCCACCGTGCCCTTCGGCATGCTGCAGCTCAGCCCCGACACGCCCACCGCCTCGCCCTCGGGCTACCGCTACAGCGACTCACAGATCGAGCACTTCAGCCTGACGCACTTCAACGGCGCGGGCTGCCCCAACAACGAGGACCTGCCGTTCCTGCCGCGCGTCGGCGCGCTCACCACGTCGCCCGCTTCGAACTGGGCCAGCTTCCGCACCGGCTACAAGAAGGACACCGAGGAGGCCTTGCCCGGCTACTACGGCGTCACGCTCGATGGTGACATCGACGTGGAGCTGACCACCACCACGCGCACGGGCATGGTGCGCCTGCACTACCCGGCCTCCACCGCCGCCCAGCTCCTGCTCCATACCGGCCGCAGCGCGACGGGCGTGCGCGCTGGCACCGTGCAGCTGGTCGGCAACGACCGCATCCGTGGCAGCGCCACCGCGGGCGGCTTCTGCGGCTCGAGCGAGACCTTCACCATCTACTTCGCGGCGCAGTTCGACCGCCCGTTCTCGGCCTCGGGCACCTGGCTGGGCAACACCCTGTCGCCGGGCTCCACCTCCGCCCGGGGCACCGGCTCGGGCGCCTACGTGACCTTCGACACGACGAGCAACCCCAGGGTGCAGATGAAGATCGGCGTGTCCTTCGTCAGCGTGGACAACGCCGAGGCGAACCTGGCCGCCGAGAACAGTGGCTGGAACTTCGACGCCGTGCACTCCGCCGCGCGCAAGCGGTGGAACGAGGTGCTCAACCGCATCGAGATCACCGGCGGCAGCGACGAGGACCTCGAGCTGTTCTACACGGCGCTCTACCACGTCTTCCAGAATCCCAACGTCTCCAGCGACGTGAACGGCCAGTACATGGGCTTCGACCGCTCGGTGCACACGGCCAACGGCTGGACCGTGTACCAGAACTACTCCGGCTGGGACATCATCCGCTCGTGGACGCACCTCATCGGCGCCATCGCGCCCGAGGCGCCGGACATCATCCGCTCCATGGTCGAGGACGGTGTGCAGGGCGGCCTCTTGCCCTTCTGGTCGCATCAGAATGTCGAGACCCGTGTCATGGTGGGGGACCCGGGCACGGTGAACGTCGCCAACGCCTACGCCATGGGCGTGCGTGGCTTCGACACCAGCGAGGCGCTGCGGCTCATGCTCGAGTCCGCGACCAATCCCAACAACACCCAGCGCTGGAATCTCTCCGACTGGCTCACGTACAAGTACGCGGGCGGAAACGCGGCCATGTCGCTCGAGTACGCCATGGCGGACTTCGCCATCTCGCGCTTCGCCGGCGAGCTGGGCAACACCTCCGTGCGCGATGAGTACCTCACGCGCTCGCACTACTGGACCGAGAGCTGGAACCCGGCCAGCAAGCTGATCGAGCCGCGCGTGGGCGCGCCGCAGCCGGGCGCGGCCGCCTCGCGCATCTACGAGGTGGAGGTCTTCGGCGCCGCCTCGTCGTCCACCAACCTGGCGCTCAACCACGACGCCACGGCGAGCGCTTCGTGCAACGCGAGCGAGAACCCGTCCAAGGCGGTGAACGGCTCCATCAACGGCGGCAGCGGCGACAAGTGGTGTGACAACACCAGCAGCGACAAGTGGTGGCAGGTGGACCTGGGCAGCGCGCAGTCGATCGACAAGATCATCGTCTCCCACGCGGGCGCGGGCGGCGAGTCGGCCCAATGGAACACCCAGGACTTCACGCTGAGCGTCAGCCCCGACAACGTGACCTTCGAGACCGTGGCCACGGTCACCGGCAACGCCGCGAACATCACCACGCACACCTTCCCGGCGCGCACGGCCCGCTACGTGAAGCTGCGCATCCAGACGGCCATCCAGGTCGGCAAGACGGGCGCGTGGGACTGCCAGCCGCTCGATGTGTCGTCGCAGTGCGGCTACATCGAGGGCAACGCGGCGCAGTACGTGTGGATGGTTCCCCATGACGTCGAGGGCCTGTACACCCTCATGGGGGGCCACACGGAGTCGGTGACCCGGCTCGATGAGCTCTTCAAGGAGCTCAACGCGGGCACGCAGCGGCCGCACTTCTACATCGGCAACGAGCCCCAGCACGGCACGCCCTGGCTCTACAACTTCGCCCAGGTGCCCTGGAAGACGCAGGCGATTGTCCGCCGCATCATCGACGCGGAGTTCAATGGCAACCCGGGCGGCCTGCCCGGCAACGACGACCTGGGCGCGACCTCCGCCTGGCTCGTGTGGAGCGACCTCGGCATGTACCCGGTCATCCCCGGCACCGACGTGCTGGTGATCAACGGCCCGCGGTTCCCCAGTGCGAGGGTGCACCTGGCCAACGGTCACGTGCTGACCATCGAGGGCCAGGGCGCGGGTCCGGCGGCGAGCTACATCCAGAGCCTGGAGATTGACGGCACGGCCACGACGAAGACCTTCGTGCGCTTCGCCGACATCGCCAAGGGCTCCACGCTCAAGTACGTGATGGGCGGCAATGCGAACGAGTCGTGGGGCAGCGGCACGTCGGATCGTCCGCCGAGCTTCGCGCCGTGA
- a CDS encoding glycoside hydrolase family 5 protein: MKNSPLLLMLAVFHLCGTAALARTGKADAEPGDLGGSERAGPAAAQCGPPVPLSTRGRYIVDRCGERFKLKSVNWFGASDQLEVVGGLDKQKLSDLVMGMKALGFNSVRLPFSNNMLHPDNNKPAAQRCLEKYGVTCIDPTKNPELLNKTALEVFDAVVAELTRQGLVVILNNHTTKSMWCCGWDGNGFWDSSQALQRWQDDWVMMAVRYQGNKWVAGADLRNEVRPDGLDSPNWGMRNQHDWHMAAQTMGNVLLRTNPDLLIVVEAVNWWGLLDGERPQLKPMRQRPIALLRGDKLVYAVHNYGYTGPKQSGGSLGSGPKYSDMDKSTLHGTLDQEWGFVLAANQAYTAPVWMSEFGIGYNEQAANSRAWFSHLADYLIDKDVDWAYWAMNAAKLQNSVQGEDETYGLWSYPDWNGVRNGDWRLGTGPLGRLLGADGRTGAVEATRFLPMTVLLKNGSSTYYVDNNSLDVDWHSGKAKISCPRGYRVVGVSGGFSILCTNAGAVPAQQGTGSYQTVTQEVSPLRYPGDWANQSIKFECPMGSYAVGISTANPFWLELAGLLCEQNTGGIPANSRSAKDFWGGDQRASLSGGDWSVGQHKGQCADNQYLIGLAHRRSGAADYPSVALCSN; encoded by the coding sequence ATGAAGAACAGTCCTTTGCTGCTGATGTTGGCGGTATTCCACCTGTGCGGCACAGCCGCCCTGGCCCGAACTGGAAAGGCCGACGCCGAGCCAGGCGACCTCGGAGGCTCCGAGCGTGCCGGACCGGCCGCGGCGCAGTGCGGCCCACCCGTTCCGCTGAGCACCCGGGGCCGCTACATCGTCGACCGCTGCGGAGAGCGCTTCAAGCTGAAGTCCGTCAACTGGTTCGGCGCGAGCGATCAGCTCGAGGTGGTGGGAGGCCTGGACAAGCAGAAGCTGTCGGACCTCGTCATGGGAATGAAGGCACTGGGCTTCAACTCCGTCCGGCTTCCGTTCTCCAACAACATGCTGCATCCGGACAACAACAAGCCCGCGGCGCAGCGCTGTCTGGAGAAGTACGGCGTCACGTGTATCGACCCCACGAAGAACCCGGAGTTGCTGAACAAGACGGCGCTCGAGGTCTTCGACGCCGTCGTGGCGGAGCTGACACGGCAGGGCCTGGTGGTCATCCTGAACAACCACACGACGAAGTCCATGTGGTGCTGCGGCTGGGATGGCAATGGCTTCTGGGACAGCAGCCAGGCCCTGCAGCGATGGCAGGACGACTGGGTGATGATGGCGGTGCGCTACCAGGGCAACAAGTGGGTAGCCGGGGCCGACCTGCGCAACGAGGTGCGTCCGGACGGACTGGACAGCCCCAACTGGGGGATGCGCAACCAGCATGACTGGCACATGGCGGCCCAGACGATGGGCAACGTGCTGCTGCGGACGAACCCGGATCTGCTCATCGTCGTCGAGGCGGTCAACTGGTGGGGACTCCTGGACGGAGAGCGCCCGCAGCTCAAGCCCATGAGGCAGCGGCCCATCGCCCTGTTGCGCGGAGACAAGCTCGTCTACGCCGTGCACAATTATGGCTACACCGGGCCGAAACAGTCGGGAGGCTCTCTGGGCAGCGGCCCGAAGTACAGCGACATGGACAAGTCCACGCTCCACGGCACCCTGGACCAGGAGTGGGGCTTCGTGCTCGCGGCGAATCAGGCATACACCGCGCCGGTCTGGATGAGCGAGTTCGGCATCGGCTACAACGAGCAGGCGGCCAACTCCCGAGCGTGGTTCAGCCACCTCGCGGACTACCTGATCGACAAGGACGTCGACTGGGCCTACTGGGCCATGAACGCGGCGAAGTTGCAGAACTCGGTGCAGGGGGAGGACGAAACCTACGGCCTGTGGAGCTATCCGGACTGGAATGGCGTGCGCAACGGTGACTGGCGGCTCGGGACGGGCCCCTTGGGTCGGCTGCTCGGGGCGGACGGGCGGACAGGCGCCGTGGAGGCAACGCGCTTCCTGCCGATGACCGTCCTCCTGAAGAACGGGAGCTCCACCTACTACGTGGACAACAACTCGCTGGATGTTGATTGGCACTCGGGCAAGGCGAAGATCAGCTGTCCGAGGGGCTATCGCGTGGTGGGGGTGAGCGGGGGCTTCTCCATTCTCTGCACCAACGCGGGAGCCGTTCCCGCGCAGCAAGGCACGGGGAGCTACCAGACGGTCACCCAGGAGGTCTCACCGCTGCGCTACCCGGGTGACTGGGCCAACCAGAGCATCAAGTTCGAGTGCCCCATGGGCTCCTACGCGGTGGGCATCTCCACGGCGAACCCGTTCTGGCTCGAGCTGGCGGGTCTGCTCTGTGAGCAGAACACCGGTGGCATCCCCGCCAACAGCAGGTCGGCGAAGGACTTCTGGGGGGGAGACCAGCGCGCGTCGCTCTCGGGAGGCGACTGGAGCGTGGGCCAGCACAAGGGGCAGTGCGCCGACAACCAATACCTCATCGGATTGGCGCATCGCCGGAGCGGGGCCGCGGACTACCCGTCGGTGGCGCTCTGCTCCAACTGA
- a CDS encoding kelch repeat-containing protein, translating to MARCWCTGGLFNRTAEVYDPGTGTWSAVGPMTTARYSHTATLLLNGKVLISGGQDHSQSIEFEIAELYTP from the coding sequence CTGGCACGGTGTTGGTGCACGGGGGGACTTTTCAATCGGACGGCGGAGGTGTACGACCCGGGCACGGGCACATGGAGCGCGGTCGGCCCCATGACCACGGCTCGCTATAGTCACACGGCGACGCTGCTCCTCAACGGCAAGGTGCTCATCTCGGGAGGCCAGGACCACTCGCAGAGCATTGAGTTCGAGATAGCGGAGCTGTACACGCCCTGA
- a CDS encoding phytanoyl-CoA dioxygenase family protein, with the protein MYLKASDITQYQREGFLKVPQVLTPAEAAGFLEEATAMLSRDKTLHWPSGKGLVMDWVPDAERESATMRRLALHPVITGIAEALAGRSLRLFKSELLRKASTGSTETPPHIDEFALPISGAPVTLTAWVALVDVPEERGCMSFWPGSHRVKVVDEAQDLASHPELMFLPRVTLPLRAGDCTFHHARTVHSAYANETHTTRISLATVYMDAGARFEPRTFYGEGLTDDLSRRLATMKAGQELSGDRFPKIRWED; encoded by the coding sequence ATGTATTTGAAAGCCAGCGATATCACCCAGTACCAGAGGGAGGGCTTTTTGAAGGTCCCTCAAGTGCTCACCCCCGCGGAAGCGGCCGGGTTTCTCGAAGAGGCCACGGCGATGCTGTCCCGCGACAAAACCCTTCACTGGCCATCGGGAAAGGGGCTGGTCATGGACTGGGTCCCGGACGCGGAGCGCGAGAGCGCGACCATGCGTCGCCTGGCGCTCCATCCCGTCATTACCGGCATCGCCGAAGCGCTTGCCGGCCGGTCGCTGCGTCTGTTCAAGTCGGAGCTCCTGCGCAAAGCGAGCACTGGCTCGACGGAGACCCCTCCGCACATCGACGAGTTCGCGCTCCCCATCAGCGGCGCTCCGGTCACCCTCACCGCATGGGTGGCGCTGGTGGACGTCCCCGAGGAACGCGGGTGCATGAGCTTCTGGCCCGGCTCGCACCGGGTGAAGGTCGTCGACGAGGCGCAAGACCTTGCTTCACACCCCGAGCTGATGTTCCTGCCTCGGGTCACGCTCCCGCTCCGTGCTGGTGATTGTACGTTCCATCACGCACGAACAGTGCATTCGGCCTATGCAAACGAGACACACACGACACGGATCTCCCTCGCCACGGTCTACATGGATGCGGGAGCAAGGTTCGAACCCCGGACGTTCTACGGCGAGGGGCTGACTGACGACCTCTCCCGCCGCCTGGCCACCATGAAAGCGGGCCAAGAGCTATCCGGTGATCGCTTTCCCAAAATTCGCTGGGAAGACTGA